In the genome of Hevea brasiliensis isolate MT/VB/25A 57/8 chromosome 14, ASM3005281v1, whole genome shotgun sequence, the window TTGTGGTGGCAACTGGCAAGCAGGTCCTGTGGCAGGGTGACAAAGATACTTAAAACAGAATTGTGGGTTCAAATGCTGCTATGACCACCCTTAATCTGATCTGCCCCTTATGACCGTTGAGCTCCCACCAAACTAGTCAATTACACCACAGAAGTCTTCTGTATCTTCCTCTCATATTCAACATACCCTGGAAACTTCAACTCAAAGCTATGCCTCTCCATTCCAACTTGGATTTAACATTTTCTTTGGTTTTACTGTTGCATTTAACTTCATAAAACTGAAGCTAATAGCCCAATACCCATTGAAGACCGCATTTTAAGTTGGAAGAAAATAGAACTATAGAAAGGCTAGTTTTACTCTGCAATTATATATTGGCAGTTCTGATGTTTCAGAATGGTAATATCAATTGCCAAAGGACCACTAACGTTTTCACTACTAACTGTAACGGATCAAGAATCATCACAGTTCCTATTAGTATAGGAACAAGCAAAATCTAAAAATCAAACAAATAACTGATCCCATGTACATAACTACCAGATAGAAACGAATTCATCCCTAAAATTACCACTTTAGACAGCCAGCAATCAAAAACTAGCAGAAATGCAAAGTTGAAGATATAAGGTAGAGTATATTACCTCAAGAAAAGCCTTCAAAACCCACAAAAGTGCGAGCATTAGGACCCCATTTACGGAAAACCCCACCTATAATCAACAAAAATACAAATTAAAAGAAACCCAGAAATAAAACTCACTAATCAAAAATTAAACCATCTAAATTACCAATTTGGTGGAGATGGAAGCAGGCAAGACCGATCGCACCGCTTTCCTGGCTCGTTTAGATACCTTCTTGAAAACATTTTGAATGAACCTAACCAACAGATCCAAACTCCTATCTTCATCTTCATCCTCATCTTCCTcctcatcttcatcatcatcattcaaaaattcaTTGTTAATCGATCGACTCCAATTCCGAGGATCATCTACGAGATTGCCATTATTACTATTCAAACTAGAAATTCTCCTAGAAGCTTGAGGAAGCAGAAGAAGAAAAGGAGGAGGAGCTTTGTGAGAGAGAAGTCGGATGGTCGATTCGGGATGAGATTGGAAGTGGTGAGTTCTTCGTTGGTGCCGGTGGTGGTGTGTTTGAGAGAAGGAAAAAGGAGATGATAGAGTGACTGTAAATGACATAACTAAGATCGATAATAATAGAAAGAAATTAGGTCGTGTAGGTGATTTCTGTGACAGTGCCGATCAGACATGAATGAAGATTTGAAACCTTAGAAATAGTAAATAGTAGCAGTGAGTTTCTGCGCCGGCGAAGAGATTTTGATTGAGCCGCACCttgtaaactttttttttttttttttttttatttttatgaacatattatttttcttaataaaaaaaCACAAATATAGGGTTATTATATGAagtgaaatatatataattataaatttattatttattttataagatTAGTATATCaaaaatattttagaaaataaataatGAATTTTTAATTCTACATTTATGCCATAGAAAATGCCAAGTCACAGTAAGTTATAATTAGTAAGaattaacatttttaaaattttttcactctattttaatttatataaaattttaaatgaattaattaataatttaatttgaattaatttgattgacttaaaaatatttttacatgaaaatatgataaaatagtaataaaataaataaaaatggaaaaaaaaatcctaaaatgACACGAAAGAAAATGATTTCAAAAAatttataacctttcaatattcataCAAAATTAGTTTTGAACGTAATTGGTTTCAAaaaatttacttttaatttttataattatattttttattaattaaattttatattttttaatttttaggttaGAGCTAACGTGGcatttgaaaaataattaaatataaatgatGTATATGCATCACTtttcattaattatataaaatttatttttatatataaaaaaatttactactttataaaaaaaataatattttttttacacTTTCAGTATATCTAATAATTAACTTTATCATTGCATCTAACCCCAACCAATTTAGCGGTGAGGGTACTTTTTTTTTTGGTAAGATAAGGAACTCACTTTTaatgtaataatattaattaagtatactttttaatttatataaaatgccaaataatttaaaagattatatttttattatatattttttaaaaatgatacatattataaaaaaatttgatatatattaaagtccaaaaattttttaatttttcattaattagaaaaatatttttagttaatttatttaCTAAATACTCCAAAATgctaaaaaatattgaatttttttcacaaaataaacGAAGCTTAATTCTAATACACTAGCAACCTATTTACATTCTTTCCCAAGAGTCCAAGACAACACTTTAGGGGCGAAACTAGAAATTAGTCTTTACaggttaaaaataaatagtaaaaaaaaactaaatgacaacttgataaaaatatataaactaaaataaaaatgtataatATTAAAAGATCAAAAAttgaataatataaaaatatgaatgaaatttcaTAGAAgtgtaaaaaatataataaaaataaaaatattagagaggcaaatagtaattttataagaATACACTAAAATTTTAtaggtaaaattttaaatttaaaagtttttacAGAGCAAATagtaattttgaaaaaattaattaaagtttataaataaaattttgattttgaaaACTTTTAAGGGGtcaaacaataatttttttttaaaaaaattattaaattatatatgtaaaattataattttaaaaacttttggaCTAACCGCTGCTCCTGCAACACTTCCTTAGTAGATGTCATGGAATTATGTTAACGCtccttaatttaattaattatttttaattaatttttaaatttaaaataaaaaaaaattatttttttttaatttattttttttatttaaaaaaattatacataattatgtaataattcttttaaatttgtctttacaaataatttatttcaaactaactattttaaattaattaataagaagAGGGCAAGCAATTAAGTTGAAGAAACAAAAAGTTTATTCTTAAATTTCCATttctccaaattcaaacaatccgAGACTtgcaaaagaaaaatgaaaaacgtCAACGAACGCCCCGATTTCTTCTTCTTGCAGCTGCTTTCATTTTCTCACTTGACAATCTATAAGCAGTTCCGTCCACAAATGCAAAGTATACTCCACCCCAAGACCTTTTCATTGCAAAAACTAAGTAAGGAAGCAATAAACCTGCTGCAAATCCCACCCCAATGCTCATATAAAACCATTTATCAATGAAGCCATTGCCATTGTCAGTCTGATCTGCTTTCCCTCCACCATCTGGATAATTGTCACCTCCATTGTTTGAATCATTAGAACACTTCACCGTAAGAGGATCTCCACAAAGACCAGGGTTCCCAGCGAAAGAGGATGCATTAAAAGTTGACATCTGATTTGTAGAAGGTATTATTCCTGACAAGTTATTGTTTGACACATTCAAATTCCCCAGAAATGTCAATGAAGATATGCTTTGGGGAATAGGACCTGAAAGCCTATTGCCTGAGAGATCAAGAGATAACAACTGACGCAATTCCGAAATGCTCTTAGGAATCTGGCCACTGATGTGGTTTCTTGATAGATTCAAAACTTCCAAACCAACTAATTTTGTTATTGCTTCAGGAAGTTCTCCACTTAAATTGTTTCCAGACATATCTATGCTGGTTAGCAGGGAAAGAGTCCTAGTGTACGTTAATCCAAGGCCATTTATGGTCACATATATGTTCTCTTGGTAATTGTGATGGTCAAAAAGAGTTCCATAAAGCAAATAATGGTTAACGTTCTGCTGTTGAGTCATGGCTTTGAGATTGCTCAAGTTAGCAGGAATGGAACCATTTAATTGGTTTTCTGCCAGATCCAAAATTTGCAGGGAACTCGAATTTGAAAGTGCCAAGGGAAGTtctccagaaaatttatttgacctGAGACTAAGTATCCTGAGATGCGGAAGAGCTTCTCCAATCCATCGTGGTAAGTTTCCTGTCAACATGTTGTTTCCGAAGTCTAAGGTTTCCAACTTTGACAAATTCTGAAGAGATGATGGAATTTTTCCTGAGAGTTGGTTGTTGCTCAAGTGAAGTGTTTGAAGCCCAGTTATCTGACCTATAGAGTTTGGAATCTCACCGGACAAATTGTTTTTTTGAAGGTCTAGAACAGTAAGAGAAGAACAATTTCCTATGTTTGAAGGAATGCTTCCTGCCAAGTTATTTTTTGAAAGATCAAGGACATCGAGCGATATCTCTCCAATTGAGGCTGGGATTGCACCAGTCAACTTGTTACCAGAAAGTGAAAGAAATGACAACACTGACATCACTTGACCAATATTTTCTGGTATACTACCGGAAAACTGGTTATTAGAAAGATCTAGTAAGATGACATTTGGAAGAGGAATGGGTCCTTTGAATTGGTTGAAGCTCAAATCAACAGTTGCATAGGAAATTATATTGAATGGATTTGGTATATGACCCTCTAAACTATTGAAAGAAACATTCAAAATGGCTAGACTGCTAGTCATGTCCCAGAACCAATTTGGGATAGAACCGGAAATACCAGCCCCTGAGAAATCTAAAACGTGGACCTGTTTTTGAGATTTAAGCCAAGAAGGGAAGGACATACCTAGATGGCATGAACCCATCTCCAAGGCAATGACTTGGAAAGGAGGGACCCAATTGGAGCttacattcaaaatgaaagaatttTCTGATAAACTAATGTTCTCCAGTTTCCCCAGACTATGAAAATGTGCTTCTGAAATAACACCTGTCAATTTATTGAGAGAAACATCAAGGGAAGACAACTCAGAGAGCAGTCCAATGCTATCAGGCAGAGTACCATTTAGCTTATTTGACGCAAGCGTGAGGGTAGTCAAACGCTGTAAGTTTCCAATAGAAGAaggaatggaaccttgaagcaagTTATTGTTCAACCGAAGCTCGACAAGATTCTTGAGCTGGCCAATTGAATCTGGTAAACTTCCGGTCAAGTTGTTTAACGACAAGTCAATATACTGCAAATTAGAAAGCTTACCAATGGAGCTTGGAATGCCACCCTCAATATAATTGAAGTGTAAATCAAATTGAATGAGAGATGTCATATTTCCAAGAAGAGCAGGAAGTCTACCATGTAGCTCAGTGATAGATAAATCAAGAACTTGTATCTTTTTCCAGCTTCTTGAAAATAGTTGGAAGCAGCTTGCTGAGAGTTCGACATTATAATTAAGCTTCAATGACTGCAAATTTGGTAATTCACCAAAACCCAGTGGAATCCTTCCAGTCAACATGCCATTTCTGATGTCAACAGATACAAGGCTGCTAATGTTCACAAACCAATTCGGTAAGTTGGCCTTGAAGGAGTTGTCTCGAAGTTTTAGGACTTTAAGGGAAGTAAAATTAACAGAAGAAATAGAATATATGAAACCAGATAAAACACAGAATTCTAAGTGCAACTCAGATAAAAGAGGAAGCTTGTTCAATGGCTCAATCCATTCTCCTCCTACCTTTGAAAGGTCTACAGAATACATATTCAAATACTTTAGTGAGACAAGACCACTCACCCATTCAAGATTATCAACATTTGAACTAAATGAAGAGACATCAAGAAATTGCAAGCTAGAGAGGTTTCCAAGATTTGGAGGAATTGCGCCACTAAACCCAGCAAATGACAAGTTCAAATATTGCAAGTTCTCTAAAGAGGAAAAGAAATGAGGAATTTTACCACTGAATTTGTTCCCACTTAAATCCAGGTATTTCAAGGACTTAAGTTTTGCGAGTGAAGGTCTAATCTCCCCACCTAATGGCTGACGACCTGAAGAGTTTGGGAGATCAACTGCGAGAACAGCACCAGTTGTATTGTCACAAGCTATTCCTGACCATTGACAGCAATTGGTTCCATGCCATGAGGAGAGCCGATTCCAGGAATCATTAAGACCCATTTTGAGGTCAAGAAGAGCCTCTCTCTCAGCTGCATTGCAGTGCACCAATTGAgcaaacccaccccaaattaatTCTCCGGATAACAGACAGATAATCCAAAGAAATGGAAAGGTCTCCATAGATCAAACACTCAATGCCCTGTTCAAAAGCAAAGAAATTAGACTAATTTTCAAGTAAGTTTTCTAAGAAAACTGCATGCATAGGTAAGTTTCATCCCACGAtatttaaaggcaaaactggaacAAATTGCAACAATTTTTAATTCTGTATAGCTGACTACAAACAGTTTAGTCTACCAGCTTTTACCAGCCATTGAATAAAAAATAAGTGGCGTATtatcaggtttttttttttatgccgTATTTCAGGTTTTAACCCCCACCAATTAGCCACActttttggaaaattattgtaCGAACCATAGCACCAAAAAATAATAGTGccctcttaaaaaaaaaaagtcagttTTTCCTTAATTTGAAAAAGATGACACCTtatatttagataaaaaaaaagatGCATATACATTGAGTGCGCTTAATAATTTCAATCACAATTACTATCGCATAATCTTGAGCCTGATAGATCCCAGGGACAGTAGCCATCTATCTTCATTGGGTAGACATAATGGCTATTCGCAGTGATTGCTTTAATGGGGTACCGCATTTTCTTTTGAAAAGTCCTGTTAGGTTATTAACTGGGAGATCCAGCCGGAAAGACTTTTGATAACTCAATTTCCGAAATTGGTTGCCTCTAAACTCGATTATATATTGTCTAAATCTATTTTATCAGAGTTCAGTTAGAATGAACACCCATAAAAATTTGATTTGTTGTCATCCCTACTTTTATATCTAATTGATTAATGAAAGCATTTTTGTTAAGACttgttaatttatatattttatacacATATTTTCATAATGGATGCTTAATCCTGAAAGATATTGGAGCCATAATAATAACAAATTTTCacttatttaatttaggaaattaAGTAACTAGTttacatgatttaattaatttaaaaaaaaattgttttatatttaaaatataaaataacattcagtatattcttattttatttcatattaatcCATAAGCAGGTGAAGTTTCCATATTTATCAATtcttagtattattattattattattattaaaaaagggACTTTGCCGTCTATTTCACGATTTGCCCATCATGCACGATCTTTTGTTTATTAATTAATTCAGAAAAAAATAGTTAAGTTGATGACCAGCTGCTCATAGGACTCGGAAGGAAATTTCTTAAATATTTCTGGAAGTCATTTTAAGTGATTActgtaaaatttataaattattaaaaaaaaagattaataAGGTTTAAATTATCGATTTAATAATAAAActgaataaattttattaattaaattaactatattaattatttaataatttttttaatataattattattcaaTATAATGCTTTTGGAAAGTAAATGCCATTCCTAAAgagtaattttaattatatattttaatctttTCAGTCAAAAAGAACAAGAATAGATATCATGTTTTTTCCTTCACTTCTTCTATAGTAAAAAGCAACCGTCATTTAAGGTTTGCCATTGTAACGTTGGAAGATGAAGTAGCTTGGCAACAAATTGGTTTCGATTTGTGATTTGGAGTGAACTTAAATTGGATTAACGATCGAAGTCTGCTAATTTATTTAGTCAAAATTTCGATTCATTTGCAGTTGTATGGGGcggttttaatttcattttcaaataaaagtttaaagaattaatttaatCCTATATGTTAGAATTATAACTCAAAATCTTAGTAAGATTTAAAGAaattttttcctaatttgagtaggagaaatattcctcaataggatagagaaatattttctatataaagtagaactcttattttagtgttattcttaaattaagtgggactcctaatcaaattaggattgagggaattaacactataaataggagaatggtggAAAGGGTTATTTGGCTTTCAACTTATGGAGTGAGGCTGTTGCCCATTGTAGAGAGGAGCCTTAACAATTGCTaaggatttggctctgcccattgatgaggggcactTGCCCATAAAgatatagaattcaagaggaagggattcttatccattggtgagaggactcttgcccatatagttgaaggcaccATTTGTGGTGTaatgttgtaatagtaaatatattgggttatgtctagaagAGACTGAGagtgactaactaatatatttactatgaacaGTTTGATGTTGTatgggttctcttgggtgtaattgggttaaTGAGTAGTATAGTTATGAGCTTGTAacgatgatttatttattgttgaTAGTGAAAAATGGCATGCCCGTGGATGTAGCcgtatgttgagagggtgaatcACGTAAGTATTGGTGTTTTGTGTGTTTGATTTATTTCTTTGTAGTTTACATAATTCCGCAGTACACAACAATTGGTATCACAACATGGAAATAATAttggtgagtttggttgaagGTGGAGCTACTGCGACATGTAAAAGTCGCACATGCAATAATGGTGATGATGGAGAGTTGAAATTGAAGTGaagctcttgatgcaaaatcaagaagattgattatgtgaaaattttttgaagaaaGAAGCAAAGAAGCAAGTTACATCCAAGATGAAGATTGGAAAGATTGATGATTGGAAAGATTGATGATTTGAAGGATTCAAGTTCAAGCATAGAGATGTGATAATTGAAGGcacccaagaatttgaggtatgtaatggttgatggattttgagtcaaggtggagattgttagaattatgactcgaaATCTTAGTAAGATTTGAAGAGacattttcctaatttgagtaagAGAAATATTCATTAATATGATAgaggaatattttctatataaagtaaaattcttattttagtgttattcctaaattgagttggACTCCTAATCAGATCAGAATTGAGggaattaatactataaataggaAAATGGTGAAAAGGGTTATTTGGCTTTCAGTTCAT includes:
- the LOC110673524 gene encoding protein SHORT HYPOCOTYL IN WHITE LIGHT 1; this encodes MSFTVTLSSPFSFSQTHHHRHQRRTHHFQSHPESTIRLLSHKAPPPFLLLLPQASRRISSLNSNNGNLVDDPRNWSRSINNEFLNDDDEDEEEDEDEDEDRSLDLLVRFIQNVFKKVSKRARKAVRSVLPASISTKLVGFSVNGVLMLALLWVLKAFLEVVCTLGSVVFVSILLIRGIWSGITYLQESRYLKMNELDDDHAWTGTQPAT
- the LOC131172893 gene encoding receptor-like protein EIX2 — its product is METFPFLWIICLLSGELIWGGFAQLVHCNAAEREALLDLKMGLNDSWNRLSSWHGTNCCQWSGIACDNTTGAVLAVDLPNSSGRQPLGGEIRPSLAKLKSLKYLDLSGNKFSGKIPHFFSSLENLQYLNLSFAGFSGAIPPNLGNLSSLQFLDVSSFSSNVDNLEWVSGLVSLKYLNMYSVDLSKVGGEWIEPLNKLPLLSELHLEFCVLSGFIYSISSVNFTSLKVLKLRDNSFKANLPNWFVNISSLVSVDIRNGMLTGRIPLGFGELPNLQSLKLNYNVELSASCFQLFSRSWKKIQVLDLSITELHGRLPALLGNMTSLIQFDLHFNYIEGGIPSSIGKLSNLQYIDLSLNNLTGSLPDSIGQLKNLVELRLNNNLLQGSIPSSIGNLQRLTTLTLASNKLNGTLPDSIGLLSELSSLDVSLNKLTGVISEAHFHSLGKLENISLSENSFILNVSSNWVPPFQVIALEMGSCHLGMSFPSWLKSQKQVHVLDFSGAGISGSIPNWFWDMTSSLAILNVSFNSLEGHIPNPFNIISYATVDLSFNQFKGPIPLPNVILLDLSNNQFSGSIPENIGQVMSVLSFLSLSGNKLTGAIPASIGEISLDVLDLSKNNLAGSIPSNIGNCSSLTVLDLQKNNLSGEIPNSIGQITGLQTLHLSNNQLSGKIPSSLQNLSKLETLDFGNNMLTGNLPRWIGEALPHLRILSLRSNKFSGELPLALSNSSSLQILDLAENQLNGSIPANLSNLKAMTQQQNVNHYLLYGTLFDHHNYQENIYVTINGLGLTYTRTLSLLTSIDMSGNNLSGELPEAITKLVGLEVLNLSRNHISGQIPKSISELRQLLSLDLSGNRLSGPIPQSISSLTFLGNLNVSNNNLSGIIPSTNQMSTFNASSFAGNPGLCGDPLTVKCSNDSNNGGDNYPDGGGKADQTDNGNGFIDKWFYMSIGVGFAAGLLLPYLVFAMKRSWGGVYFAFVDGTAYRLSSEKMKAAARRRNRGVR